A window of the Roseovarius sp. S88 genome harbors these coding sequences:
- a CDS encoding cupredoxin domain-containing protein, which produces MQRALCLTALLTLASTGAVASDEQAELCAEAEERYVEMFGAPSAEAEGVTVVTMYKYSFCPREITIPVGTTVRWVNVDKRTSHSVIVPNEPESDRAFPEESIEFTFLVAGDPQEYLCGPHWETQEMIGMVTVTE; this is translated from the coding sequence ATGCAACGGGCACTCTGTCTGACGGCTCTTTTGACACTGGCGAGTACAGGGGCGGTTGCATCAGACGAGCAGGCCGAACTCTGCGCAGAAGCGGAAGAGCGGTATGTCGAGATGTTCGGTGCCCCGTCCGCAGAGGCCGAGGGCGTCACGGTGGTCACCATGTATAAATACAGCTTCTGCCCGCGCGAGATCACGATCCCGGTGGGCACGACCGTGCGTTGGGTCAATGTCGACAAGCGCACCAGTCACAGCGTGATCGTGCCCAATGAGCCTGAATCGGATCGAGCTTTCCCTGAAGAATCGATTGAATTCACCTTCCTCGTTGCTGGTGACCCGCAGGAGTATCTTTGTGGTCCGCATTGGGAAACCCAAGAGATGATCGGCATGGTGACGGTCACAGAATAA
- a CDS encoding Crp/Fnr family transcriptional regulator, which yields MKSVMDIALSAPVFRSMPKEDATPLLAKGRVKDLGRGASIHLQGERAHSMFIVLDGWVKLYRMSPCGSEAVVAVLTRGQCFGEVAAIRDEVYQTGAETVSEARLLQFDCQDLWHAVATNLPFCRALFSVMLEGNRGLVDQLEQLKSHTGTQRIADFLLGLCREETGECTVLLPYDKVLIASWLGMKPESLSRSFRRLEPHGVKIVKNRATIASVERLIEYADEDPSFSWSQKECLTH from the coding sequence ATGAAATCAGTGATGGATATTGCGCTGAGCGCACCTGTCTTTAGATCGATGCCAAAAGAGGATGCGACCCCTTTGTTAGCAAAAGGGCGCGTTAAGGATCTGGGGCGAGGTGCGTCAATTCACTTACAGGGCGAGCGCGCGCACAGCATGTTTATCGTGCTGGATGGTTGGGTCAAACTTTACCGCATGTCGCCCTGCGGCAGCGAAGCCGTTGTCGCGGTTCTAACGCGCGGACAATGCTTTGGCGAAGTTGCGGCCATTCGGGATGAGGTCTATCAAACCGGGGCAGAAACCGTATCAGAAGCCCGGTTGCTGCAGTTTGATTGCCAGGATTTGTGGCACGCGGTTGCGACCAACCTGCCGTTTTGCCGAGCATTGTTTTCCGTCATGCTTGAAGGCAATCGCGGCCTTGTGGACCAGTTGGAACAGCTCAAATCACATACCGGGACGCAACGCATAGCAGATTTCCTGTTAGGGCTGTGCAGGGAGGAAACCGGCGAATGCACGGTGCTTTTGCCGTATGACAAGGTGCTGATCGCCAGCTGGTTGGGTATGAAGCCTGAATCTCTCTCGCGGTCCTTCCGGCGGCTTGAGCCACATGGCGTCAAGATCGTGAAGAACCGCGCAACCATCGCGTCAGTCGAACGCCTGATCGAATATGCAGATGAAGACCCCTCATTCTCATGGAGCCAAAAAGAATGTCTGACGCATTAA
- a CDS encoding DUF4202 domain-containing protein encodes MSDALNKVLRAIDAVNARDPGHDLDASGKKVPEAQLYGQRMSAELDRLFGDQVSDVLKIAARGQHIERWKILRSDYPEGRAGYLTWRRDQGRAHGERLAGLMADAGYDAESCARVGVLLRKEGIKRDPEVQMLEDVICMVFLKFYFAAFAEKHPFEKVVDIVAKTARKLSDGARSRVLVEFDLPEDLELAVRAA; translated from the coding sequence ATGTCTGACGCATTAAACAAAGTGTTGCGGGCGATTGACGCCGTAAATGCAAGAGATCCCGGGCACGATCTGGACGCGTCCGGAAAAAAGGTGCCCGAAGCGCAGCTTTATGGCCAGCGCATGAGTGCCGAACTGGATCGGTTGTTTGGGGATCAAGTGTCCGACGTTCTGAAGATCGCCGCGCGTGGTCAGCATATCGAACGCTGGAAGATACTGCGCAGCGACTATCCCGAAGGCCGTGCAGGGTATTTAACCTGGCGCCGGGATCAGGGGCGCGCCCATGGCGAGAGGTTGGCGGGTCTCATGGCGGATGCAGGGTATGACGCGGAAAGCTGTGCACGCGTCGGTGTGCTGTTGCGCAAGGAAGGCATTAAACGCGATCCGGAAGTGCAGATGCTTGAGGATGTGATTTGTATGGTCTTTCTTAAGTTTTACTTCGCAGCCTTTGCCGAAAAGCACCCTTTCGAAAAAGTGGTCGATATCGTGGCTAAGACAGCGCGGAAACTGTCAGACGGTGCGCGAAGCCGTGTTTTGGTAGAATTTGATCTTCCCGAAGATCTCGAATTGGCGGTGCGGGCGGCCTGA